The following are from one region of the Siniperca chuatsi isolate FFG_IHB_CAS linkage group LG21, ASM2008510v1, whole genome shotgun sequence genome:
- the LOC122868597 gene encoding meiosis inhibitor protein 1 isoform X8, protein MNSPGNQIMCDENQNIHTNNSQILSQNQEQQSPDYCPLPLILKKLLLSGDETFQATSAKCIASVLVHSPSQYSAPFIKADIPEFLFDRLASSSSEVLWSVYSCLVLLTEDPLFFSQCHSVYGIESLVRSLKEALRLTNLEVPKQGLLLLTEILERQPPSVRLFPSAPGFVAVSEAVVAGVSSSCLLVATQAASAVSVLFRLNHQSRPVQYREIEGLIEAITNRFSELPLPSPAHRRSSGSLKRSDSSSQASRSKGFLLQALVCFQAACRLAEECASEPVLKENTFTAPSKHSHAQDSLESLCQCLLRCCDSVWIPTVIRICECAPNAQILQHFYSVLSFQFTLLPSLMPVFANKLASSGFYRLALEHKGLLCAGNSSLFTVLTVHCEGCVLCLRNPNLNASCCGFLQKLSMCLLSQSDPASGSYQNDVEEVENLLLYNLPSLCCRLSDWPSLLCEVPGLQLCEYKGPRATQYCLLIMLHLSLQQGDRLLPDQTVFSSVVWLLHSVQEQGSCALPRSVLRSALYLLAMTQDKSPNLDGASFNCISKALSSCQSFSSLYIHHPALLHFICRYPELAEKFGPLVLELWLTKQAQHTDAEQAMADIQEKGGERESHADERQDQEPDTETMELLTLIEKYPAVILTLLDMVCTREAPLAGQALGVLEVLLRGQRDFEADWCTNLRPALLQALQRLSVENMGHGLGQGHTAQAMNSLPLVLKLLCVTQASDPPSSSSYSKMDGVHFKLLYHVSNIVGRLKPTNTGSLLPALSYLYCCLSLSPAHCTDRAVSMLLSNSGLMDLLQTVLSSSAPSLSPSACPPSALLCCSHLLLSSLITLQRVHSAQVHKSICWSLDTAVQRLLVQKRNTDNLLLVSYLRLLQALLDVDLASALVCASTGPGLVGPRPLGIEDGALYPLGSRGAQCLSTALSGLLLQKHELLLRASVNCLSSLLGFLQRKSPSTAKYVVCQPWSRFLLYCLLSSGESCRLHPAILRLITLLLQHGSMAVLWEPDLLQVMEAVERRGVKELSVEAAQVLRLLLTQIQSSVLHPPPTEEHTQKVRSMTESLGPQTPAESCSPSLPSNILRVGDVSICLSDFTVKAG, encoded by the exons ATGAACAGCCCCGGCAATCAGATCATGTGCGATGAGAACCAGAACATCCACACCAACAACAGCCAGATCCTCAGCCAAAACCAAGAGCAACAGTCCCCTGACTATTGCCCTCTGCCTCTCATACTGAAAAAG TTGCTGCTGAGTGGTGATGAGACGTTTCAGGCGACCAGTGCAAAGTGTATTGCATCCGTCCTGGTTCATTCTCCCAGTCAGTACAGTGCTCCCTTCATCAAGGCTGACATACCTG AATTTCTGTTTGACCGCCTGGCCAGTAGTAGTAGTGAGGTGCTTTGGTCTGTCTACAGTTGTTTGGTGTTACTGACTGAGGACCCACTCTTCTTCTCCCAGTGTCACTCTGTCTATG gtaTTGAGTCCTTGGTGCGCAGTCTGAAGGAGGCTCTGCGGCTGACCAACCTGGAAGTGCCGAAACAAGGTCTGCTGCTCCTTACTGAGATATTGGAAAG GCAGCCCCCAAGTGTGCGTCTTTTCCCCAGTGCTCCAGGGTTTGTGGCAGTTTCAGAGGCTGTGGTAGCTGgagtctcctcctcctgcttgcTGGTAGCCACACAGGCTGCCTCCGCTGTCTCTGTCCTGTTCAg ACTGAATCACCAGTCCAGACCAGTCCAGTACAGGGAAATAGAAGGATTGATAGAGGCCATCACTAACAGATTCTCTGAGTTGCCCCTACCCTCTCCTGCTCATCGTCGAAGCTCT GGTAGTCTGAAGAGGTCAGACTCTAGCAGCCAGGCTTCCAGGTCCAAAGGATTTCTGCTCCAGGCCCTGGTCTGTTTTCAGGCTGCCTGCAG GTTGGCTGAGGAGTGTGCATCAGAGCCTGTTTTGAAGGAGAACACGTTCACAGCTCCATCTAAACACAGCCATGCTCAGGACTCACTGGAGTCTCTGTGTCAATGTCTGCTGCGCTGCTGTGACTCCGTCTGGATACCCACCGTGATT aggatATGTGAGTGTGCACCCAATGCTCAGATACTGCAGCACTTCTACTCCGTCCTATCCTTCCAGTTCACCCTCCTTCCGTCTCTCATGCCTGTCTTTGCAAATAAGCTAG CGTCCTCTGGTTTCTACAGGCTGGCTCTGGAACACAAAGGTCTCCTCTGTGCAGGAAACAG TTCACTCTTCACTGTTTTGACCGTGCATTGTGAAGGATGTGTGCTCTGTTTAAG GAACCCAAATCTGAATGCATCTTGCTGTGGTTTTCTACAGAAACTCAGTATGTGTCTGCTTTCCCAGTCAGACCCTGCTTCTGGCTCCTACCAGAATG ATGTTGAGGAGGTGGAGAATCTTCTGCTATACAACCTTCCCTCTCTGTGTTGTCGTCTGTCAGACTGGCCCTCTCTACTGTGTGAGGTACCGGGGCTCCAGCTGTGTGAATATAAAGGACCAAGGGCCACTCAGTACTGTCTGCTCATAATGCTACACCTTTCCCTGCAGCAAGGAGACAG GCTCCTCCCAGACCAGACAGTGTTCTCCAGTGTGGTGTGGCTGTTGCATTCAGTGCAGGAGCAGGGCAGCTGTGCCCTGCCTCGCTCTGTGCTCCGCTCTGCCCTCTACCTGCTGGCAATGACACAGGACAAGAGCCCCAACCTTGACGGG GCTTCTTTTAACTGCATCAGCAAGGCACTCTCCTCCTGCCAAAGCTTCTCTTCCCTCTACATTCACCATCCTGCACTCCTCCACTTCATCTGTCGCTATCCGGAGCTAGCAGAGAAATTTGGGCCCCTGGTCTTGGAACTTTGGTTGACCAAGCAAGCACAgcacacagatgcagaacagGCCATG GCAGACATAcaggagaagggaggagagagagaaagtcatgCAGACGAGCGGCAGGATCAGGAGCCAGACACAGAAACCATGGAGCTACTCACTCTGATAGAGAAGTACCCAGCTGTCATACTGACCCTCCTG GACATGGTTTGCACCAGGGAGGCCCCCCTGGCAGGGCAAGCCCTGGGGGTGCTGGAAGTTCTTTTGCGTGGTCAAAGAGACTTTGAGGCTGACTGGTGTACCAATCTAAGGCCAGCCCTGCTCCAGGCGTTACAGAGGCTCAGTGTGGAGAACATGGGCCATGGGCTTGGACAGGGACACACTGCACAGG CAATGAACTCACTCCCTCTGGTGCTGAAGCTGCTTTGTGTGACGCAAGCCAGTGACCcaccttcatcttcctcctACAGTAAGATGGACGGAGTGCACTTCAAGCTGCTCTACCACG tgagtaaTATAGTAGGGAGGTTGAAGCCTACCAACACAGGGAGCCTGCTACCTGCCCTCAGCTACCTGTACTGCTGCCTGAGTCTGTCCCCTGCACACTGCACTGACAGAG CTGTCTCCATGCTGCTCTCCAACAGTGGGCTGATGGACCTGCTGCAGAcagtcctctcctcctctgctccatccctctctccatcaGCCTGTCCTCCGTCAGCCCTGCTGTGCTGCAGCCATCTACTCTTGTCCTCCCTCATTACCTTGCAGCGTGTTCACTCTGCTCAG GTCCATAAGAGCATCTGTTGGAGTCTGGACACAGCTGTACAGCGACTCCTTGTtcagaaaagaaacacagacaatCTCTTGCTGG TCAGCTACCTCAGGTTGCTGCAGGCTCTACTTGATGTTGACCTGGCATCAGCATTGGTGTGTGCGAGCACTGGTCCTGGCTTGGTCGGGCCAAGACCCCTGGGGATCGAAGACGGTGCTTTGTACCCGCTTGGCTCCAGAGGGGCCCAGTGCCTCTCAACTGCTCTCAGTGGACTTCTTTTGCAG AAGCACGAGCTGTTGCTGAGAGCCTCAGTCAACTGTCTAAGCTCCCTGCTGGGCTTCCTTCAGAGGAAAAGTCCCTCTACAG cAAAGTACGTGGTGTGTCAGCCATGGAGTCGATTCCTCCTCTACTGCCTGCTCAGCTCAGGAGAGAGCTGCCGTCTGCACCCTGCCATTCTCAGACTCATCACACTT ctcctgcaGCATGGCAGTATGGCAGTGCTGTGGGAGCCTGACCTGCTCCAGGTGATGGAGGcggtggagaggaggggggtgaAGGAGCTCAGCGTGGAAGCAGCACAGGTCCTCAGGCTGCTCCTCACACAG